A genomic window from Salvelinus namaycush isolate Seneca chromosome 21, SaNama_1.0, whole genome shotgun sequence includes:
- the LOC120066495 gene encoding filamin-C-like: MTSNNTHYYDDSQPPQHYQGTDNFEGDEEDEMPATEKDLAEDAPWKKIQQNTFTRWCNEHLKCVNKTVTDLQKDFGDGLKLIGLLEVLSQKKMYKKHHIRPNFRQMKLENVSVALEFLDREHIKLVSIDSKAIVDGNLKLILGLIWTLILHYSISMPMWEDEDDEEAKKLTPKQRLLGWIQNKVPELPINNFHRDWRDGKALGALVDNCAPGLCPDWKAWDPNHPVENAREAMQQADDWLGVPQVIAPEEIVDPDVDEHSVMTYLSQFPKAKLKPGAPLKPKGVQLYPNKAKAYGPGIDSHGNMVLKPAVFTVETLQAGQAEVLVYVTDPEGHTEEATVVFNNDKNRTYTVTYVPKVEGVHKVKVLFAGQDIDKSPYTVNVAKAMGDPNKVQARGPGLEPTGNVANKPTYFDIYTAGAGNGDVSVVIVDPEGKKDTVELILENKGDSVFRCTYRPMLEGPHTIHILFAGQEIPKSPFKVQIAEAINANACRATGRGLQPKGVRVKEVADFKVFTKGAGSGELKVLVTGPSGAEAPVKVKDIGDGVYECEYLPVQTGKYTVNISWGGQLIPRSPFEVEVSEEVGPQKVRAWGPGLLTGQVGKSADFVVEAIGTEVGTLGFSIEGPSQAKIECDDKGDGSCDVRYWPTEPGDYAVHVVCDDEDIKDSPFMAHILPAANDCFPEKVKAFGPGLAPTGVIVNKPAEFTIDAREAGNGHLKIYAQDTEGVTIDIKITDKGDGTFLCVYVPTKPIKHTIIITWGDVNVPNSPFRVIVGEGCHPAKVKVYGPGVEKTGLKANEPTYFTVDCAEAGQGDISIGIKCAPGVVGPAEADIDFDIIKNDNDTFTVKYTPPGAGKYTIMVLFAEQEIPISPFRIKVDPSHDAGKVRAEGPGLNKTGVEVGTPTHFTIFTKGAGKAKPEVQFTAAGLKGEAVRDFEIIDNHDYSYTVKYTAVQQGQMIISVTHGGDPIPKSPFNITVAPPIDLGKVKVTGLDTKVEVGKDQEFSINTKGAGGQGEVAVKMTSPSGRPIPCKLESDAANGAHSVKYIPPEEGPYKVDVSYDGNPVPGSPFAVEGVMPADPSKVRAYGPGLKGGIVGKPAPFAIDTKGAGAGGLGLTVEGPCEAKIECQDNGDGTCSVSYLPTEAGEYAINILFGEQHIPGSPFKAAVKPCLDPSKVTASGPGLEKAKTGEPAYFTVDCTSAGEAELTIEIVSESGAQAEVHIQKTADGTFSVTYIPPFHGTHTITIKYGGHVVPKFPAVIQVEPAVDTSGVQVYGPGVEPRGVLKEVTTHFIVDARKTTKIGGDHVKARIINPSGANTDAYITDKGDGTYRVEYTAFEDGMHLIEVLYDDVAVPKSPFRVSVVEGCDPTRVRAYGPGLEGGLINKPNCFTVETRGAGTGGLGLTIEGASEAKMTCKDNKDGSCSVEYVPFTPGEYDVNINFGGHPIPGSPFRVPVKDVVDPSKVKCSGPGLGDGVRAHVPQAFTVDATQAGKAKVEVQLTGPSGSAEPVAVKNNGDGTHTVNYTPAQDGPYTVSVKYGDQEVPRSPFKVRSQPGHDASKVRASGPGLDKSGVAASLPVEFTIDARDAGEGLLTVQILDPEGKPKKATIHDNRDGTYTVSYVPDSTGPYTITIKYGGDEIPYSPYRISALPTGDASKCLLTVSIGGRALASGLTKMQAHEETIVSVDAKAAGKGKVTCSVTTPAGVELDMDVQENRDGTYDIYYTAPEPGKYVITIRFGGQHIPKSPFHVTATKEPVVPSDGMDQFRPLNLVIPFTVQQGPITGEVRMPSGKTARPHITDNKDGTITVKFNPTEKGLHEMDIKYEGNHIPGSPLQFYVDAINSGLVTAYGPGLCHGTVNKPATFTVVTKNAGEGGLSLAVEGPSKAEISCKDNKDGTCTVSYLPTSPGDYNIIVKFDNKHIPGSPFTAKITGDDSIRTSLLNVGTAADLSLKITESDLSLLTASIRAPSGNEEPCLLKRLPNRHIGISFTPKEVGEHEVSVKKAGKHVTNSPFKIQVGQSEIGEASRVKAFGKGLVEAHTFEMAEFFVDTRNAGYGGLGLSIEGPSKVDINCEDVEDGTCRVSYCPTEPGNYIINIKFSDKHIPGSPFTVKVTGEGRMKESITRKRTAPSIASVGSACGLNLKIPGNWFQMVSAQERMTRTFTRSSHTYTRTERTEISKMRGGETKREVRVEESTQMGGAGGGSPFRDVFGDFLGRESLASFAGIPATATPTPGETVTQGSMTAQVTSPGGKTEQAEIVDGGDSTYSVRFVPQEMGAHTVNVKYSGQHVPGSPFQFTVGPMGEGGSHKVRAGGTGLERGVAGAPTEFSIWTREAGAGGLSIAVEGPSKAEISFEDRKDGSCGVAYIVQEPGDYEVSIKFNNEHIPDSPFIVPIATLSDEARRLTVTSLQEKDLKVNQEASFAVQRNGARGVVDAKVHTPSGSAEECYVTELDSDKNAIRFIPRENGVHSIDVKFNGSHIPGSPFNVRVGEAGQAGDPGMVTAYGPGLEGGSTGVASEFVVNTCNAGSGALSVTIDGPSKVKMDCSECPDGYKVIYTPMAPGSYLINIKYGGPNHIVGSPFKARVTGTRLSGGHSLHETSSVLVETVTKTSKVAGAYSSLSSSSKLTSDASKVVCRGAGLSKALVGQKNIFNVDCSKAGSNMLLVGVHGPTTPCEEVYVKHMGNRLYNVTYTVKDKGNYIVIVKWGDDSVPGSPFNVAVP; encoded by the exons ATGACGAGCAATAACACACATTACTACGACGACAGCCAGCCACCACAGCACTACCAGGGCACTGACAACTTCGAGGGGGACGAGGAAGACGAGATGCCGGCTACGGAGAAAGATCTGGCCGAGGATGCACCATGGAAGAAAATCCAGCAGAACACCTTTACAAGGTGGTGCAACGAGCACCTCAAGTGCGTCAATAAGACCGTGACAGACCTCCAGAAGGATTTTGGCGACGGGTTAAAGCTCATTGGGCTCCTGGAAGTTCTGAGCCAGAAAAAGATGTACAAAAAACACCACATCAGACCCAATTTCCGACAGATGAAACTGGAAAATGTGTCCGTCGCTCTGGAGTTTTTGGACAGGGAACACATCAAGTTGGTGTCTATTG ACTCCAAGGCCATCGTGGACGGTAATCTGAAACTGATCCTAGGTCTGATCTGGACTCTGATCCTGCACTACTCCATCTCCATGCCCATGtgggaggatgaggatgatgaggaggctAAGAAACTGACCCCCAAGCAGAGGCTGCTGGGATGGATCCAGAACAAGGTGCCTGAGCTACCCATCAACAACTTCCACCGCGACTGGAGGGATGGCAAGGCCCTGGGAGCCCTGGTAGACAACTGTGCCCCTG gtcTGTGCCCTGACTGGAAGGCCTGGGACCCTAATCACCCTGTGGAGAATGCCAGAGAGGCCATGCAGCAGGCTGACGACTGGCTGGGCGTGCCCCAG GTGATCGCCCCTGAAGAGATTGTAGATCCGGATGTGGATGAACACTCAGTGATGACCTACCTGTCCCAGTTCCCCAAGGCTAAGCTGAAGCCTGGCGCCCCCCTCAAACCTAAAGGCGTTCAGCTGTACCCCAACAAGGCCAAGGCATACGGACCTG GTATTGATTCCCATGGAAACATGGTTCTGAAGCCAGCCGTGTTCACAGTGGAGACTCTGCAGGCAGGTCAGGCTGAGGTGCTGGTCTATGTGACCGATCCTGAGGGACACACTGAGGAGGCTACGGTGGTCTTTAACAATGACAAAAACAGGACCTACACTGTCACTTACGTACCCAAGGTTGAGGGTGTCCACAAG gtaaaAGTGCTGTTTGCAGGGCAAGACATTGACAAGAGTCCCTACACAGTGAACGTTGCCAAGGCCATGGGTGATCCCAACAAGGTCCAGGCCAGAGGACCAGGGCTGGAACCTACCGGCAACGTGGCCAACAAACCCACCTATTTCGACATCTACACTGCAG GTGCTGGTAATGGTGATGTGAGCGTTGTCATCGTGGACCCTGAGGGGAAGAAAGACACAGTGGAACTGATCTTGGAAAACAAGGGGGACAGTGTTTTCCGTTGCACCTACCGGCCCATGTTGGAGGGCCCCCACACCATCCACATCCTGTTCGCGGGTCAGGAGATCCCCAAGAGCCCCTTCAAAGTTCAAATCGCAGAGG ccaTCAATGCCAACGCGTGTCGTGCCACGGGCCGAGGCCTCCAGCCTAAGGGGGTGAGGGTGAAGGAGGTGGCAGACTTCAAGGTCTTCACCAAGGGAGCCGGCAGCGGAGAGCTCAAGGTCTTAGTGACTGGACCAA GTGGAGCAGAGGCACCAGTGAAAGTTAAGGATATTGGTGATGGTGTCTATGAGTGTGAATATCTCCCTGTCCAGACTGGTAAATACACAGTTAACATCAGCTGGGGAGGACAACTCATCCCACGCAG TCCCTTCGAAGTGGAGGTGAGTGAGGAGGTTGGCCCTCAGAAGGTGAGAGCTTGGGGCCCCGGCCTGTTGACCGGCCAGGTGGGCAAGTCAGCTGACTTCGTGGTCGAGGCCATCGGCACCGAAGTAGGAACTCTGG GTTTCTCCATCGAGGGTCCGTCCCAGGCTAAGATAGAATGTGACGATAAGGGTGACGGCTCCTGCGATGTCCGCTATTGGCCCACTGAGCCAGGTGACTACGCCGTCCATGTTGTCTGTGATGACGAAGACATCAAGGACAGCCCCTTCATGGCCCACATCCTGCCTGCAGCCAATGACTGCTTCCCTGAGAAG GTGAAAGCTTTCGGTCCAGGTCTGGCGCCCACTGGGGTCATTGTAAACAAACCGGCAGAGTTCACCATCGATGCCCGCGAGGCTGGCAACGGCCACCTCAAGATCTACGCCCAGGATACAGAGGGCGTCACCATCGACATTAAGATCACTGACAAGGGAGACGGCACCTTTCTGTGTGTGTACGTCCCCACCAAGCCCATCAaacacaccatcatcatcacctggGGAGACGTCAACGTGCCCAACAGCCCCTTCAGG gTGATTGTCGGAGAGGGCTGCCACCCAGCCAAGGTCAAGGTGTATGGTCCAGGAGTGGAAAAGACAGGACTCAAGGCCAACGAGCCCACCTACTTCACTGTGGACTGTGCCGAGGCTGGACAAG GAGACATTAGCATCGGGATCAAGTGTGCTCCAGGAGTGGTGGGTCCAGCTGAGGCTGACATCGACTTTGACATCATCAAGAACGACAATGACACCTTCACTGTCAAGTACACTCCCCCTGGCGCAGGGAAATACACCATCATGGTGCTGTTCGCTGAGCAG GAAATCCCCATCAGTCCATTCAGAATTAAGGTTGATCCTTCCCATGATGCTGGCAAAGTGAGGGCTGAGGGCCCAGGACTCAACAAGACAGGCGTGGAGGTGGGCACTCCGACCCACTTCACCATCTTTACCAAGGGAGCAGGCAAGGCCAAGCCTGAGGTCCAGTTCACAGCAGCAGGCCTGAAGGGGGAAGCTGTGAGGGACTTTGAGATCATCGACAACCATGACTACTCTTACACCGTCAAGTACACCGCCGTTCAACAGGGTCAGATGATCATCTCCGTCACCCATGGAGGGGACCCCATTCCCAAGAGCCCCTTCAATATTACTGTGGCTCCTCCTATAGATCTGGGAAAGGTCAAGGTTACAGGACTCGACACCA AAGTAGAAGTGGGCAAGGACCAGGAGTTTTCCATCAACACCAAGGGAGCTGGTGGGCAGGGCGAGGTAGCCGTCAAGATGACCTCACCCTCCGGCCGACCAATCCCCTGCAAGCTGGAGTCAGACGCGGCCAATGGCGCCCACTCTGTGAAGTATATCCCCCCAGAGGAGGGGCCTTACAAGGTGGACGTCAGCTACGATGGGAACCCCGTCCCTGGATCCCCCTTCGCAGTGGAGGGAGTGATGCCTGCTGACCCCTCAAAG GTACGCGCTTATGGCCCAGGCCTGAAGGGAGGCATTGTGGGTAAACCAGCTCCATTCGCCATCGACACCAAAGGAGCGGGCGCCGGTGGGCTGGGCCTGACGGTGGAGGGGCCTTGCGAGGCTAAGATTGAGTGCCAGGACAACGGAGACGGAACCTGCTCAGTTTCCTACTTGCCCACTGAGGCTGGAGAGTACGCCATCAACATCCTGTTTGGAGAGCAGCACATCCCTGGGTCTCCCTTCAAGGCAGCTGTGAAGCCATGTCTCGACCCCAGCAAG GTAACAGCCAGTGGGCCAGGCCTAGAGAAGGCCAAGACAGGTGAACCAGCCTACTTCACAGTGGACTGCACCAGTGCTGGAGAGGCTGAACTCACCATTGAGATCGTCTCTGAGTCCGGGGCTCAGGCCGAGGTCCACATCCAAAAGACTGCAGATGGGACCTTCTCTGTCACCTACATCCCACCCTTCCACGGCACACACACCATTACCATCAAGTACGGGGGTCATGTTGTACCCAAGTTCCCCGCGGTCATCCAGGTGGAGCCGGCTGTGGACACCAGCGGTGTGCAGGTCTATGGACCAGGGGTGGAGCCCAGAG GAGTCCTCAAGGAGGTCACCACCCACTTCATCGTGGACGCCCGTAAAACGACCAAGATTGGCGGTGACCACGTGAAAGCACGCATCATCAACCCTTCAGGCGCCAACACAGACGCCTACATCACAGACAAGGGAGACGGAACCTACAGAGTGGAGTATACCGCCTTTGAGGACG GTATGCACCTGATTGAGGTGTTGTACGATGACGTGGCGGTCCCTAAGAGTCCGTTCAGGGTGTCTGTGGTGGAGGGCTGTGACCCCACCCGGGTCAGGGCCTACGGGCCAGGCCTGGAGGGAGGACTTATCAACAAACCCAACTGCTTCACCGTCGAGACCAG GGGTGCTGGTACCGGAGGCCTGGGCCTGACCATCGAGGGAGCCTCTGAGGCTAAGATGACCTGTAAAGACAACAAAGATGGCAGCTGCAGCGTAGAATACGTTCCCTTCACACCTGGAGAGTACGACGTCAACATCAACTTCGGAGGACACCCCATTCCAG GCAGTCCGTTCCGGGTGCCAGTGAAGGACGTGGTGGACCCTAGTAAGGTGAAGTGTTCAGGTCCAGGGCTGGGGGATGGAGTCAGAGCCCACGTACCTCAGGCCTTTACTGTGGACGCTACCCAGGCTGGAAAGGCAAAAGTGGAAGTACAGCTAACAGGACCATCAG GTTCTGCTGAGCCTGTTGCTGTGAAGAACAACGGTGATGGCACACACACGGTCAACTACACCCCAGCTCAGGACGGCCCTTACACTGTGTCTGTCAAATACGGAGATCAGGAGGTCCCTCGCAG TCCATTCAAGGTGAGGTCCCAGCCTGGTCATGATGCCAGTAAGGTGCGTGCCAGCGGGCCAGGTCTGGATAAATCAGGTGTGGCCGCCAGTCTACCAGTGGAGTTCACCATCGATGCGCGCGACGCAGGAGAGGGACTGCTCACTGTACAGATACTG GATCCTGAGGGCAAGCCAAAGAAGGCCACTATCCATGACAACAGAGATGGGACGTACACAGTGTCCTACGTACCAGACTCCACCGGCCCCTACACCATCACCATCAAGTATGGAGGAGATGAGATCCCCTACTCCCCCTACCGCATCTCAGCTCTGCCCACTGGAGACGCCAGCAAGTGTCTGCTTACTG TGTCTATCGGAGGCCGTGCCCTGGCGTCGGGTCTGACCAAGATGCAGGCGCACGAAGAGACCATCGTCTCCGTTGACGCAAAGGCTGCAGGGAAGGGCAAGGTGACCTGTTCGGTGACGACCCCAGCGGGGGTGGAGCTAGACATGGACGTTCAGGAGAATCGTGACGGAACCTACGACATCTACTACACGGCTCCGGAACCTGGGAAATACGTAATCACCATCCGGTTCGGGGGACAACACATCCCCAAGAGCCCCTTCCATGTAACG GCCACCAAGGAGCCTGTTGTCCCTAGCGATGGCATGGATCAGTTCAGACCTCTTAACCTGGTCATCCCGTTCACCGTTCAGCAGGGACCGATCACGG GTGAGGTGCGTATGCCCTCCGGTAAGACGGCTCGTCCCCACATCACAGACAACAAGGATGGGACCATCACAGTCAAGTTCAATCCTACTGAGAAGGGTCTGCATGAGATGGACATCAAGTATGAAGGAAACCACATCCCAG GAAGTCCCCTCCAGTTCTATGTCGATGCTATAAACAGTGGTCTGGTGACAGCGTATGGGCCTGGGTTGTGTCATGGCACCGTCAACAAACCCGCCACCTTTACTGTCGTCACCAAGAACGCTGGAGAAG gtGGTCTGTCACTGGCTGTGGAAGGTCCCTCTAAGGCAGAGATCAGCTGTAAAGACAATAAGGACGGTACCTGTACTGTGTCCTACCTGCCCACCTCACCAGGAGACTACAACATCATCGTCAAGTTTGACAACAAGCACATCCCTGGCAGTCCCTTCACTGCTAAGATCACTG GTGATGACTCTATCAGGACGTCCCTGCTCAACGTGGGAACAGCAGCAGATCTATCCCTGAAGATCACAGAGTCTGACCTGAGCCTGCTGACAGCTAGCATCAGAGCTCCATCAGGAAACGAGGAGCCCTGTCTGCTCAAGAGATTGCCCAACAGACACATTG GTATCTCCTTTACCCCTAAGGAGGTGGGAGAGCACGAGGTGAGCGTGAAGAAGGCCGGTAAGCACGTGACCAACAGCCCCTTCAAGATCCAGGTTGGCCAGTCGGAGATTGGCGAGGCCAGCCGGGTCAAGGCCTTCGGTAAAGGACTGGTGGAGGCACACACCTTTGAAATGGCGGAGTTCTTTGTGGACACTAGGAATGCAG GTTATGGTGGTCTGGGATTGTCTATCGAGGGTCCGAGTAAAGTGGATATAAACTGTGAGGATGTGGAGGATGGGACTTGCAGAGTCAGTTACTGCCCCACAGAGCCAGGCAACTACATTATCAACATCAAGTTTTCTGATAAGCACATCCCTG GAAGTCCTTTCACAGTGAAGGTAACAGGAGAAGGAAGGATGAAGGAGAGCATCACCAGGAAGAGAACAGCCCCCTCCATCGCCTCTGTCGGCAGCGCCTGTGGCCTCAACCTGAAAATCCCTG GAAACTGGTTCCAGATGGTGTCAGCCCAGGAGAGGATGACTCGCACGTTCACACGCAGCAGCCACACGTACACGCGCACAGAGCGCACGGAGATCAGCAAGATGAGGGGCGGAGAGACGAAGAGGGAGGTGAGGGTAGAGGAGAGCACCCAGatgggaggagcaggaggaggcaGTCCCTTCAGAGATGTGTTTGGGGACTTCCTGGGCAGAGAGAGTCTGGCTAGCTTCGCTGGTATACCCGCTACAGCCACACCAACACCTG GTGAGACAGTTACCCAGGGTAGTATGACAGCCCAGGTGACCAGCCCCGGGGGTAAAACAGAACAGGCAGAGATCGTAGATGGCGGGGATAGCACCTACAGCGTCCGCTTCGTACCCCAGGAGATGGGAGCCCACACGGTCAACGTGAAGTACAGCGGGCAGCATGTCCCCGGAAGTCCCTTCCAGTTCACTGTTGGGCCCATGGGAGAAGGAGGGTCCCACAAGGTCCGGGCCGGAGGCACTGGGTTGGAGAGAGGAGTGGCAGGAGCACCAA CTGAGTTCAGTATCTGGACGCGTGAGGCTGGTGCAGGAGGTCTGTCCATCGCAGTAGAGGGGCCCAGTAAGGCTGAGATCTCATTTGAAGACAGGAAGGATGGATCCTGTGGGGTGGCCTACATCGTTCAGGAGCCAG GTGACTATGAAGTGTCTATCAAGTTCAACAACGAGCACATCCCCGACAGCCCCTTCATCGTTCCCATAGCAACGCTGTCTGACGAGGCACGCAGACTCACTGTCACCAGCCTGCag GAGAAGGATCTGAAGGTGAATCAGGAAGCGTCGTTCGCTGTGCAGCGTAATGGGGCGAGGGGCGTGGTCGATGCTAAGGTCCACACCCCATCTGGCTCAGCTGAGGAGTGTTACGTCACCGAGCTGGACAGTG ACAAGAACGCGATCCGCTTCATTCCACGTGAGAACGGCGTGCACTCCATTGACGTCAAGTTCAACGGCAGTCACATCCCCGGTAGCCCGTTCAACGTGCGGGTGGGGGAGGCAGGACAGGCTGGAGACCCAGGCATGGTGACAGCATACGGGCCTGGACTGGAGGGAGGatctacag gCGTGGCCTCTGAGTTCGTAGTGAACACGTGTAACGCGGGGTCAGGTGCCCTGTCTGTGACCATTGACGGCCCGTCTAAGGTCAAGATGGACTGTTCCGAGTGCCCCGATGGCTACAAGGTTATCTACACTCCTATGGCCCCCGGCAGCTATCTCATCAACATCAAATACGGAGGACCCAACCACATAGTGGGCAGCCCCTTCAAAGCCAGagtcacag gtaccCGTCTGTCCGGTGGTCACAGCCTTCACGAGACGTCCTCGGTGCTGGTAGAGACGGTCACTAAGACTTCCAAGGTGGCCGGAGCGTACAGCTCCTTATCGTCCTCATCTAAACTGACCTCAGATGCCAGCAAGGTGGTCTGTCGAGGCGCAGGGCTCTCCAAGGCTCTGGTGGGACAGAAGAACATCTTCAATGTAGACTGCAGCAAAGCAG GCTCTAACATGTTGCTGGTGGGAGTGCACGGCCCCACGACCCCATGTGAAGAGGTGTACGTCAAACACATGGGCAACCGCCTCTACAACGTCACCTACACTGTCAAAGACAAGGGAAACTACATCGTTATCGTCAAGTGGGGCGACGATAGTGTCCCCGGCAGCCCCTTCAATGTAGCTGTGCCTTGA